A window of the Planctomycetota bacterium genome harbors these coding sequences:
- a CDS encoding Uma2 family endonuclease, translating to MTVLDEPPVAQKRAQQHYRNNAELWHRLGEVPLDRIIVDPKPGSVDYSFYAKIDGRWNDQLVELVDRTLVEKAMGRKESEIGFEVGRILANAIKAAKLGGKMSGADGMVRMSSENVRMPDFSWTTEEDIRDRERQEAAPREAPTLAVEVISPDNTAKEMAIKLSEYFDSGCRLAWLLYPETKTVHVYTSAEQRRELGSEDQLDAGDLIPNFSVKVATLFDV from the coding sequence ATGACCGTTTTGGACGAACCGCCGGTCGCACAAAAGCGGGCCCAGCAGCATTACCGCAATAACGCGGAGCTGTGGCACCGCCTTGGCGAAGTTCCGCTTGATCGCATCATCGTGGATCCGAAGCCCGGATCAGTCGACTACTCGTTCTACGCGAAGATCGATGGGCGATGGAACGACCAGCTTGTCGAGCTTGTGGATAGGACGCTCGTGGAGAAAGCGATGGGCCGCAAAGAGTCAGAGATTGGATTTGAGGTCGGACGCATCCTCGCGAATGCGATCAAAGCGGCGAAGCTCGGCGGCAAGATGTCCGGAGCGGACGGGATGGTTCGGATGAGCAGCGAGAACGTCCGCATGCCCGACTTCTCGTGGACGACCGAAGAGGACATCCGAGATCGAGAGCGTCAGGAAGCCGCACCGCGGGAGGCCCCGACACTGGCCGTCGAGGTCATCAGTCCTGATAACACTGCGAAGGAGATGGCGATCAAGCTCAGTGAGTACTTTGACAGCGGCTGCCGGCTCGCGTGGTTGCTCTACCCTGAAACAAAGACGGTTCACGTCTACACCTCCGCTGAACAACGTCGCGAGCTGGGCTCGGAGGATCAGCTCGATGCCGGCGACCTGATTCCGAACTTCTCAGTGAAAGTCGCCACGCTTTTCGACGTTTGA
- a CDS encoding Gfo/Idh/MocA family oxidoreductase — MSEATKIGVVGCGNISGAYFNMCQKLDALEVVAVADLDAERARATADRYEVPNALSTEELLAHDAVDIVLNLTIPAAHVDVAQAALDHGKHCYMEKPLGIDRADAKQLVDRVAASDGLRVGCAPDTFMGAGIQTARKLIDDGALGEITAFNAFLVGRGHETWHPSPEFYYQPGGGPMLDMGPYYLTALLNLLGPVRRVAGMTTIGIPTRTITSEPKRGKTIQVETPDHYCGTIEFESGVVGSIIQSFAMRNAPQIEPFVAYGTEATMRVPDPNQFDKEVYLKRESIGDDGKPNAADWQEVPFTHPTGYGRSAGLLDMALAIQKGRPHRCSLEQAFTVLDMMQGFHDSSESGTFHTVDAGYERPAPMPTDRPFGELD, encoded by the coding sequence ATGAGCGAAGCAACCAAGATCGGCGTGGTCGGGTGCGGCAACATCAGCGGTGCCTACTTCAACATGTGCCAGAAGCTCGACGCCCTTGAGGTCGTCGCCGTGGCCGACCTTGACGCGGAACGCGCCAGGGCGACGGCCGATCGCTACGAGGTGCCAAACGCACTCTCGACCGAGGAGCTGCTCGCTCATGACGCGGTCGACATCGTGCTCAACCTGACGATCCCGGCAGCGCACGTCGACGTGGCCCAGGCGGCGCTCGATCATGGCAAGCACTGCTACATGGAAAAGCCTCTCGGCATCGACCGCGCCGACGCAAAGCAGCTTGTCGATCGTGTCGCGGCCAGCGATGGACTTCGCGTCGGCTGCGCGCCGGACACGTTCATGGGCGCTGGCATCCAGACCGCACGCAAGCTCATCGATGACGGTGCGCTCGGCGAGATCACGGCGTTCAACGCATTTCTGGTCGGGCGCGGTCACGAAACGTGGCACCCGTCGCCCGAGTTCTACTACCAGCCCGGCGGTGGTCCGATGCTCGACATGGGGCCGTACTACCTGACCGCCCTGCTCAACTTGCTCGGCCCGGTTCGCCGCGTCGCGGGAATGACGACGATCGGCATCCCGACACGCACGATCACAAGCGAGCCCAAGCGCGGCAAGACCATCCAGGTCGAGACGCCCGACCACTACTGCGGCACGATCGAGTTCGAGAGCGGCGTCGTCGGCTCGATCATTCAGAGCTTCGCCATGCGAAACGCGCCGCAGATCGAGCCCTTCGTGGCCTATGGCACCGAGGCGACAATGCGTGTGCCCGACCCGAACCAGTTCGACAAGGAGGTCTACCTCAAGCGAGAGTCGATCGGCGATGACGGCAAACCCAACGCGGCTGACTGGCAGGAGGTGCCGTTTACCCATCCGACCGGCTACGGCCGAAGCGCTGGGCTGCTCGACATGGCTCTGGCGATCCAGAAGGGCCGACCGCACCGCTGCTCGCTGGAACAGGCCTTCACGGTCCTGGACATGATGCAGGGCTTCCACGACAGCTCCGAGTCCGGCACGTTCCACACCGTCGACGCCGGCTACGAACGCCCCGCCCCGATGCCGACTGACCGGCCGTTCGGTGAGCTGGATTGA